The window atttgttgattctgacaagtagtcatcagaggaaacccgctacatttttcctaatacatcaagagatattttatatgtaccatcccacagacaggatagcacataccacggcctttgatatactagtcgtggcgcactggctggaacgagaaataacccaaaagggcccaccgacggggatcagtCCAAGCCCGACCactatcaaagaaagaaagaaatgttttatttaacgacgcactcaacacattttatttacggttatatggcgtcagacatatggttaaggaccacacagattttgagaggaaacccgctgtcgccactacatgggctactctttccaattagcagcaagggatcttttatttgcgcttcccacaggcaggatagcacaaaccatggcctttgttgaaccagttatggatcactggtcggtgcaagtggtttacacctacccattgagccttgcggagcactcactcagggtttggagtcggtatctgtattaaaaatcccatgctgggatccgaatccagtacctaccagcctgtagaccgatggcctacccacgacgccaccgaggccggtccgacCGCTACCaagcgaaagctttaccactgggctacgtcccgccctcattAAAAATAAGTACACAGATGTAAATCCATTGTATTCATACGCTACACACTGGATTTGTCGGTGCTCTTCGAATACACTTCCCCTGGATCTGCGCCTGCGAtgattaaaatatcagtgtgcTGTAATGGTTGTCACTAGTTTTAAACATTATGTGGCATAAATATGCTTAGAGGCTAGCTATAGGTggtattataccaaataaaatcctatAGGCTACCATTCCATGTTAAcgtgtgtgtttaaaaactctatatatatatgcaatattatATCAAccaactatgacccataaatatcagtagtacaacccctacctcaaagtattaactgaagaaaatggtaccttgtatggctcattttcgacataaccagatgtttttacaacacccctagtttcagAAAGAATTTgagtcctttttttttcttttttctttttttcacaggtacccaataggcctacatgttttaagcacaaggcttgacacagtggtactagatgaaataaaattgaatacataTTTTGTCCAGAAGAAATTAAATCTTTGTACAACAAACacagtcacatttatcaccaatggcaggacttgtggtattaactgctctatcaaaaatcaggtgcacctcgaactttgacccagccggaagttatttgatttagtattCGCTGTAACCATGCCGCGTAACGtaagaagtggcgacaacgggttttctctccaaTTATTTatgaggtccttaaccatatgtccatacATAACTATAGTTCTTCCAACAGGTAACGCCCTTTTTCATATCatggaatttattacaagttatttatttctgaaccgaatgttttctaaattgcacacaaaaatagttgggggtttttggtgggggggtggCGGGGGGTGTTTCGAAAACACGTTTACCTTAATTcttaccaaactgaaattattaagaaaaacacCACATtcttgtaggaggatgggatggactatagtataGTCCGATACATCTGCCATGACGGCATATGTATCAGACTACAtacaactaaataaaatgtgctgagtacgTTCTTTcattagaaaatgttaacattatcaccACTGGAATTTAGTTTGATGTTAGGAAACCTACTGAAATTGTCAATACAATGATGAATACGGCAATAATGTGCAAGTCACGAGTGATTCAAATAAACCGTGCGGATCAAATATCCGAGACGTCTGCGCCGATTTGACCTGACTGTCACTCGTCTATAACCATCGACAGGACAGGTGggctgttttaattttttatgtttcGTCTTTATAACATTGCAAAAAAACATTCTTCTTTTTAGGTCATCAGGTAATAATGTTAAGAAAACTTTGTGCATTAGGCTATTCCTGCAGTCAATACCGAAACTAGTTTATTACAGGAAGTTTTGGACTGTTTAACTCCGAAACTCGGCCAAGTTTGGTGTTGCCATAGAGTATTTTTACATTTCCTACAGGGTTCATACcaccaaataaaattccatagaagacaatattaaagggacattcctgagtttgcagcattgtaagatgtttccgactaataaaatatttctacgattaaacttacatgttaaatatattttcttgtttagaatatcagtgtctgtatattcaatgtgattctgatcgtcttaatatttgtaagaagcccaaactggatttcgtcttcaaataatttcgtacgtacgaaaaaatatattttaggaaataaaacgaaatttcacccaatacaaatattagaacgatcagaaacatatttaatatacagccactaatattttatgcaggaaaatatatttgatatttaattacaatcgttaaaaagtctctgttagtcgataacatcttaaacattgcagcaaactcaggaatgtccctttaacatatgtggctaaaagtGCTACACTCACCGTTTTGATCAACATATTCACCATGGGTATAAATACTACAGTCTACAGCCAgtcactaataaaataatttataaaacaatttgtaaaagtaaaagtaaagtttgttttatttaacgacgccactagagcacattgattttttatcttatcatcggctattggacgtcaaacatatggtcattctgacacttcaGTCCGTTGGCTTAACCACttcgccaccgaggctggtaaaacAATTTGTAGGTTAAgctgttatataatttttataaagaaatgaaacactatacaaattaaaccctgagatgtgtatgctattaaaaaaaaagttagaaACTGCCCCGCCCCCCCCGGAGGATACGACCCTGGTAGCTGACACATGGATATTATTAAGCGTACGAGACCGGGTTCAGGCggggggcgggggaggggggggggctaaaaatgcgtagtgattcgtttgcaaccctatatagctatttggcagtaatgttaatatgaataaatgttaatcAGATTtgagcattttcgtttaattcggacaaaagccagtctacacacccccccccccccccctttacaaaaatcggagcccgtacacctatgtgAATACtagttcaaataaaatataggcTACATGAATAATATTATACTGGCTGAAACGACACTTTATCATTACATGACAGGTCTTGTacatttggtagtattattTGAGCTATTAAAAGTTCAACTTTGACCCAGTGAGCTGCTATTTGTTGGTATACATGTTACATTTAACAACACCgcttagccgatgattaagaaatcaatgtgctttagtggtactagagcatattgttttcttaattgtcgggggtggggggtgtagcccagtggtaaagcattcgcttgatgcgtggccGGTTTaaaatcgatccccgtcggtggacccattgggctatttcttgtttcagccagtgctccacaactgatgtaacaaaggttgtggtatgtactattctgtctgtgggatggtgcatataaaacatcctttgctgctaataaaaaaagagtagcccatgaagtggcgacagcgggtttcttctctcaatatctgtgtggtccttaaccatatgtccgacgccatataaccgtaaataaaatgtgctgagtgcgtcgttaaataaaacatttccttcattcttaatcatcggctattggatgtcaacatttggtaattgtgacatacagtcttagagaggatacccctatatttttttatatgcagcaacacacggacaggatagcacatacaactgcctttgatataccactgggCACTCctacggggttcgatcctaaaccgacagcgcatcagacGATTGCtttgccactgagctacgtttAACCCCTTGTTAGTATACATGCAGTTACAGGTGACATGTAAACTTATTTAAAGGTTCAGTGTTGGAGTATTTTAACTGAATACCGATTTTGTAGCCTTCCATTGATAGTCTCCTTAAACAGCAATTTTGCATGAACCATTTCTTTTTAAGAGTGTAAGGGGGCCGCCATTTTCAAAATCTCGTATCTCCTGATCCACTTTACAGTTTTTGACAAAGTAAAGAGCAAATTATATGTTCTGATAGCCTAtcgaaaaaaaaatcatagaaAACTTTCACAAAAATCAAAGGATCAATCAGCCAGTTATTttcatatatgaataatacattaacataaacaaacatgatatatgtatacacagacacacacacacacacatacacacacacacacacacacacacacacacacacacacacacacacacacacacacctgcgcAAAAGTTAAGCACCACCCAGATCagtagtgaattaaaaaaataataacataaacaGGCTGCCATACTTCGTTTTTATATTACCTCGTGGTATTGAACGTGCGAAAAGCACATGCATATCAGCATACATGTTAGGTGAGACCCCTGCCACCATGAAACAGACGcgggtggtgttggtggtggtggtggggggggggggggcttgacATAAGCGAAAATGCAGTTTGAGGTTTACCATTACATACCGATTTAGGCGATCTGAACTGTTCTTTTTGTGTTGCAAGGTGAAGATAGGTGAAGATTGTCCGGTGCCATGAGATGGCAGGTTataacacagtggtaaagcgcggtcggtgggcccattaggctatttttctctccagccagtgcatcatgactggtatgtcaaaagccgtggtatgtgctatcctttctgtgggatggtgcatataattagatcccttgctagtaatggaacaatgtagcgggtttcctctcaaagactatatgtcaaaattaccaaatattcgacatccagtagccgatgattaacaacattaatcaatgtgctgtagtggtgtcgttaaacaaaacaaactttaacaattgAACATGAACCATACTGTCATCAGTCGATTGATTTAAAACCATGTGCAAACTAATGATTTCAAGGCCAAGATCTGGACGGCTGAGGAAAACTGATGCCCGTGAAGACCGATACCTAGTACGCCTTGCAAGACGATCCCCACTGACCAACAACAGAGTGCTAAGAACCCGATAGGGAACACACAGCAGTGTGTCCATGTCCACTGTCAGGAGGATGCTGCATGCTGCTGTGATAAAGAGTTCGGAGACCAATCAGACGTCTGCTACTCACTCCACATCACAAACAGGAGTGTCTGAGGTGGTGCAGTGCAAGAACTAACTGGAACCTGAGGACCTGAACATAGGTACACTGGTCAGATGGAAGTCAGTTCCTGCTCCACACGACGGACTGTCGAACTCGGAGTATGGAGATCTAGAGGCACGGCCTATGACCAGCGGAACATTCTGGAATTCTGGAAGAAGTTCCCTTTGGTGGAGGTTTAGTTATGGTCTGAGGGTTGATCTCCTTTGAATGTAAACTGAATCTGGTGAATGTACCTGGAACACTCAATGGGCAGAGATACCAGGATGTCATCTTGGATAGTAGTCGTTCCTCATTTTGACAACCAACCACTTGCAAGCCGCCCTGTTTTCATGGATGACGAGGGCCGACCTCATCATGCCATAACAGTACTCGACTATCTGCAGCGGCATGCAGAGACAATTGTTTGATGTCGAGTAACAGGAAACACCACACTGTATAAATTCATAACACCCACAATAAGGTGTGTTTTTCCAGACCGAATCGAATACAGGCAACATTGGcagtttctttatttttacaaatgccAACGGTCATTCGCAAAATGCAAACGTCGCGAACGTCGctaacatgtatacatatagatacacatacaaacaaacagacagacagacattacatacatatttaGCTTATTGTACaggatggggttttttgttgttgttgttgatgttttttgggggggggttcttggggggggggggacgattATTACTAATGACAAATGAGTCTGACAgagtatttgtttttacaaaattaactattttgagaaaaaaattCTGACAAAGGCTTCTATATAACGAAATACAGAAACTTCATAATACATAAACATAACAAccctgtaatattttttttaattgttgattGGTTCGGTTTGTTCTCGAAAATAAACGAAACCTAAACCGTTACTTGTAGAAACCGACCTCCCAGAATGGACAACTTGTAGAAACCGACCTCCCAGAATGGACAACTTGTAGAAACCTACCTCCCAGAATGGACAACTTGTAGAAACCGAGCGCCCAGAATGGACAACatcgaaaatcaccaaatgacCGAACCAACTGATGAAACGACACTTCTCGGAAATGATAAACGTAAggctcccctccctctctctctctctctctctctctctctctctctctctctctgtctcggatccccgtcggtgggcccatggggctatttctcgttccaaccagtgcaccacgactggtatatcaaaggccgtggtatgtactaccctgtctgtgggatggtgcatataaaagatctcttgccgCTAATccaaaggagtagcccatgaagtggcgatagcgggcttcctctcaatatatttgtggtccttaaccatatgtctggcgccatataaccgtaaataaaatgtgttgagtgcagtAAATGCTgttgaatggggggggggggggcgtcacATCGTCTGCccggcacattgatttattaatcattggctattggatgtcaaacacggtaattttgacatatacagttttagagaggaaacccgctactttttccattaatagcaagggatcttttatatgtcccatcccacagacaggatagcacatactctttgatatgtcagtcatgatgcgcactggctggaacgagaaatagcccaataacgggtccaccgacggggatcaatctcaaAGCTTTTACCTTTTATTTTGCAGCGGTTTTTTACGGTGACGATATCAAAGCAGATACTACTATTAAAGGCGACAACTCGAGATGTGTTCTCATAGAACTCGTTGCCGGCCTGTTCGCACTGATGTCAGTTATCGACTTGCAGAGTACGCAGTTCTACATCTACGACCGGGTCTCGGAAACCAAGCACATGAACGCCACGGCCAAAGCCAGTGTTTGCGACATCAGTTATGAAAACTCTACGGCTGAAAAGATCGAGACTGAGATTCAAACCGAGGCGTCCACTGTTCTGATGTTTCTGATATTTGCGTCATCGTTCCCGGCCATTCTTCCTACTCTGTATTTCGGAACTTTGACGGCAAAGTATGGCCGAAAACTGGCCATAAGATGTTCTTTGATCGGCTTTCTTATCAAGAACCTCGTGCACGTTGCTGTATACTACTGGAAGTTCTCTTTGTATTACCTCGTCCTGGGAAACGCTATTGAAGGACTCCTCGGGGCGTACGGCGGGGCAATGGTTGCTATTTTTGGAATGGTGGCAGACGTGACGCCCGAAAATCACGCGCGGTCTTTTCGAATGACGACCGTCGGTGCGGTACTGAGCCTGTCGGCGTCGCTTGGCAACGGCGTCTCTGGCGTTCTTATCGAGGGCGTCGGATACGTCGTCATCGGCATCATCCTTACAGTCGTTGGAGTGATCAACGTGTTGTACGTCGAGTGTTGTCTTCCAGAAACATTTacagcatcatcatcagcagcagcagcgtcGACGACACAGAGGGTTCCCTTTATTGAGTCTGTCAAGAGGAGCTTCACGTTCTATTTCAGAGACACTCTGGACAAGAGACGGTCGAAGATGATACTGTGTTTTCTCTCGTTCTTCCTCCTCGTCGGCTTCTTCCTGGTGAATCTCACCACACTGACTCTGTACCTGCTGAACAAGCCGTTCTGTTGGACCAAAATCCACATCACCGTGTTCGGAGCTCTGTGGCAGTTGGTCAGCTGGTCGGTCATCTTGGTGTTCACCCGAACATTGCGGCACGCTGTCGCCGACGTCGGGATGATGTTGATCGCGTGCGTGTCTGGCCTGGCGTCGCAGGTGATGATGGCGTTTGCCAGCGTTGATGGACTGGTGTATGGAGGTATGTTGTTAAGACGTAGTCgagatttctgccagagggtacgaaggaaagaaagaaagaaatgttttatttaacgacgcactcaactcattttatttacggttatatggcgtcagacatatggttaaggaccacagatatattgagagaggaaacccgctgtcgccactttatgggctactcttttcgattagcagcaagggatcttttatttgcaccatcccacagtcagggtagtacatactacggcctttgatataccagtcgtggtgcactggctggaatggcttaatgggcccaccgacgaggatcgatcccagaccgaccgcgcatcgagcgagcgctttaccactgagctacgtctcgcccccgagGGTACGAAGGATAACcgtttcttttggcctgctatttaaaaaatataaacagttGTCCATATGTTACTTCTTGTTTTGttgaccggcgtcgtggttaggccatcggtcaacaggctggtaggtactgggttcggatcccagtcgaggcatgggatttttaatccagataccgactccaaaccctgagagagtgctccgcaaggctcagtgggtaggtgtaaaccacttgcaccgactagtgatccataactggttcaacaaaggccatggtttgtgctatcctgtgggaagcgcaaataaaagatcccttgctgctaatcggaaagagtagcccatgtagtggcgacagcgggtttcctctcaaaatctttgtggtccttaaccatatgtctgacgccatataaccgtaaaataaaatgtgttgagtgcgtcgttaaataaaacatttctttctttcttgttttgagCGCttggacctaattcactaaactctcgtaactttgcgatctcgcagtgcaatgctaaaagacttgcaaagaggatgctttgttatctagcagagcctaagagagctttgtgaattaggccccaggtgtCTAACCTcgtattaaatttatttcaagTATTGAATAGCTGACCAAGACTTtttttgggttggggtttttaaagacaccactagagcacattaattaaataatcatcggctattggatgtcagaaaTGTGGTAATGCTAACAAGtaggtgggcgggacgtagcccagtggtaaagcgtttctcgttccaaccagtgctccacaacaggtgtaacaaaggccgtggtatgtactatcctgtctgtgggatggtgcatataaaagatctattatatgcactttcccacagacaagaaagcatattccatgacctttgaccagttggcgtgcactggttggaatgagataaaaaaaaaaaaaaaatcagttgaacggatccactaaggtggttcgatcctgcaacgaaACCACCACAGGCGAGCggtcaaccgactgagctaaatcccgccccacgaAGGGTGAAATTACGTATCCTAAAATCCTGGGAGTTTTAAtgtatactcttttttttattttatttgaaagcttatagtaagagaactgtcATAGTACAGTCGaatccactttattgcatatcggtttatagcataaatcggttatttgcatattattcgGCTGCATAGTTGAATAGTTTTATAAAGACAAACATCGGTTAATTGCATACGAAAACCAAAAACATCTAGAAAATTTCATCATAAAATGTTCCACAaacctttaatattttaccagAAACAATTGTAATTGCACAGAGAATAAAGCAGAATGTTCTATGttgattaaaaactaatattaaaagaagaaaaaagtaaaagcgGTTACTAAAACAGCCGATGTACAATGTTGACGCAAGAAAACTTATCGTAGTGTACATGAAAATGCAGTGCCCAGTATCAACATATTCCAAACCCATAAGCACCTAGTTTGGGTACTTATgattggaggggtggggtgggtgggcgtGTTATTACGTactctcaaattattttctgttctggccgtggtatatgctatactgtctgtgggatggtgcgtataaaagattccttgctactaatgggggaaaatgtagcctagtgataaagcgctcagTTTATGCGTTTTCGACttagcatcgatccccgtcgttggacATATCGGGCTATtattcgttctagccagtgcacc of the Gigantopelta aegis isolate Gae_Host chromosome 12, Gae_host_genome, whole genome shotgun sequence genome contains:
- the LOC121386322 gene encoding proton-coupled folate transporter-like, producing the protein MDNIENHQMTEPTDETTLLGNDKPVFYGDDIKADTTIKGDNSRCVLIELVAGLFALMSVIDLQSTQFYIYDRVSETKHMNATAKASVCDISYENSTAEKIETEIQTEASTVLMFLIFASSFPAILPTLYFGTLTAKYGRKLAIRCSLIGFLIKNLVHVAVYYWKFSLYYLVLGNAIEGLLGAYGGAMVAIFGMVADVTPENHARSFRMTTVGAVLSLSASLGNGVSGVLIEGVGYVVIGIILTVVGVINVLYVECCLPETFTASSSAAAASTTQRVPFIESVKRSFTFYFRDTLDKRRSKMILCFLSFFLLVGFFLVNLTTLTLYLLNKPFCWTKIHITVFGALWQLVSWSVILVFTRTLRHAVADVGMMLIACVSGLASQVMMAFASVDGLVYGAAAVGVLSQLYAPMARAIMSKMVTPLEQGPLFAGLAVMEVVCIATLSTLATVIYRQTVAIFPGTVFLVVAAVIFVVIILVTILAFKTKKDTRERMK